From Halostagnicola kamekurae, the proteins below share one genomic window:
- a CDS encoding acyl-CoA thioesterase, with translation MSFTRTWTVRFSDTDPFGIAHYPRMIDAIHESSDMLMESIGWPFWQLSQEEGFGLPLVSMDFDFVGQVNAGDTVEIEVTPTVGETSVQFEYTATHDGEVVFNGSEHRVCVPVGEDSGMEVPDGLRTALKTVDTRYDE, from the coding sequence ATGAGTTTTACGCGAACCTGGACAGTGCGGTTTTCGGATACGGACCCGTTCGGCATCGCTCACTACCCGCGAATGATCGACGCGATTCACGAATCGTCGGACATGCTAATGGAATCGATCGGATGGCCGTTCTGGCAGCTGTCCCAAGAGGAAGGGTTCGGGCTACCGCTCGTCTCGATGGACTTCGACTTCGTCGGACAGGTCAACGCGGGTGACACGGTCGAGATCGAAGTGACGCCGACGGTCGGCGAAACGAGCGTTCAGTTCGAGTACACGGCTACCCACGACGGCGAAGTCGTGTTCAACGGCTCCGAACACCGCGTCTGCGTTCCGGTCGGCGAAGACAGCGGAATGGAAGTACCCGACGGGTTGCGAACGGCACTGAAAACCGTCGACACGCGGTACGACGAGTAG
- a CDS encoding M48 family metallopeptidase, translating into MHRSIEQSLALRMGLSLSLLLIATGGFIGMIWGVFVAILLLARVSLSTAMILSTVPALIVLLWIIIVEYRDGVTIEQGATATPVTAKERPPLHATVNRVSSILNVPTPTIAISDSQVPEAMVVGVRPTNSRLILSEGTLEALNEDELEAVIAHELAHVKNYDASVMTVISVPVALADGLVARARELARHRGDLAIVLGAVGLVGVAVTQAITSVCSRTRELAADQAAVEVLGSGAPLASALLTLDQRIKQAPSQDLRDVHAVSSLSILPFERYDRDLPSGYWEEVNVNPFLGFVRKPVSQYTSWVFRTHPTTEKRLQLLSELEE; encoded by the coding sequence ATGCATAGATCAATTGAACAATCACTCGCACTTCGGATGGGACTTTCTCTGTCGCTGTTGCTGATAGCTACTGGAGGATTTATTGGGATGATCTGGGGTGTCTTTGTCGCCATTCTTCTTTTGGCTCGAGTATCTCTCTCTACAGCCATGATACTCTCAACCGTTCCGGCGCTCATAGTGCTTCTGTGGATCATTATCGTCGAGTATCGTGACGGCGTGACGATTGAACAGGGGGCGACTGCTACCCCAGTAACCGCCAAAGAACGTCCTCCCCTCCACGCTACGGTAAACCGAGTTTCATCGATTCTCAATGTACCAACGCCGACAATCGCGATTTCGGACAGTCAAGTGCCCGAAGCGATGGTTGTCGGCGTTCGACCAACGAACAGCCGACTCATCCTTTCGGAGGGAACGCTTGAAGCGCTCAACGAAGATGAACTCGAAGCCGTAATCGCTCACGAACTGGCACACGTGAAAAATTACGATGCCTCCGTAATGACGGTCATTTCAGTACCGGTAGCCCTCGCGGATGGGCTTGTTGCTCGGGCACGGGAGTTAGCACGACATCGCGGCGACCTCGCCATCGTACTCGGCGCTGTCGGCCTCGTGGGGGTGGCGGTCACGCAAGCAATTACCTCTGTTTGTTCCCGAACGCGAGAGCTCGCAGCGGATCAAGCTGCCGTCGAAGTACTCGGATCAGGTGCACCGCTTGCGAGCGCACTCCTAACGTTGGATCAGCGAATCAAACAGGCACCATCCCAGGATTTGCGAGATGTTCATGCAGTATCATCGCTCTCAATCCTCCCATTTGAGAGGTATGACCGGGATCTACCATCGGGATATTGGGAGGAAGTTAATGTCAATCCATTTTTGGGATTTGTTCGAAAACCAGTGTCCCAGTATACCTCATGGGTATTTCGTACACACCCAACTACTGAAAAGAGACTCCAATTACTGTCTGAGCTTGAGGAGTGA
- the pdhA gene encoding pyruvate dehydrogenase (acetyl-transferring) E1 component subunit alpha, translating into MDNSPRSVTPVGDVGVDPLSQGDLEIDTYQVVRPDGTFDSDRVPDVDDESLRDLYRWMLVQRLYDDRATKLQRRGKLGTVASGRGQEAAIVGSGFSLAKQDWIFPYGREAAALLMHGLSLRDLLLYWRGIEDASRMNGANVFGLAISIGSHIPLATGKAWGMQLADESAIAFANLGDGATSTGAFHEGMNLAGVLEVPAVFFCQNNQYAISLPFDGQTKANTVAQKALAYGIDGIRVDGNDVLAVYNAVSKARERALEGNPVLVEAVTYRRGAHTTSDDPTRYRDDEEVEAWKDRDPLERYRSFLEKTGRWEGIDEEAIREDIDAKFSDAVEAADAFEERDVEEIFDYLYEEMPPELERQLADFEALLEERPELYDHIERRPKG; encoded by the coding sequence ATGGACAACAGTCCGCGGTCAGTTACACCTGTGGGAGACGTGGGTGTCGATCCCCTCTCACAGGGCGACCTCGAGATCGACACCTACCAAGTGGTCCGCCCGGACGGGACGTTCGACTCCGATCGGGTACCGGACGTAGACGACGAGTCGCTTCGAGACCTCTACCGGTGGATGCTCGTACAGCGGCTGTACGACGACCGCGCAACCAAACTCCAGCGTCGGGGGAAACTCGGGACGGTCGCGTCCGGACGCGGACAGGAAGCGGCCATCGTCGGCAGCGGCTTTTCGCTCGCGAAACAGGACTGGATCTTTCCGTACGGGCGGGAAGCGGCTGCCTTGTTGATGCACGGACTGTCGTTGCGCGACCTGTTGTTGTACTGGCGCGGCATCGAAGACGCCTCCCGGATGAACGGCGCGAACGTCTTCGGACTCGCCATCTCGATCGGCTCTCACATCCCGCTCGCGACCGGCAAAGCCTGGGGGATGCAACTGGCGGACGAATCGGCGATCGCGTTCGCGAACCTCGGTGACGGCGCGACCTCGACGGGCGCGTTCCACGAGGGCATGAACCTCGCGGGCGTCCTCGAGGTTCCGGCCGTCTTCTTCTGTCAGAACAACCAGTACGCGATCTCGCTGCCGTTCGACGGACAGACGAAGGCTAACACGGTTGCACAGAAGGCGCTGGCGTACGGAATCGACGGGATCCGCGTCGACGGCAACGACGTACTCGCCGTCTACAACGCCGTCTCGAAAGCTCGAGAGCGGGCCCTCGAGGGCAATCCCGTGTTAGTCGAAGCGGTGACCTACCGCCGCGGCGCCCACACGACGAGCGACGACCCGACGCGTTACCGAGACGACGAGGAAGTCGAGGCGTGGAAAGACCGCGACCCGCTCGAACGCTATCGGTCGTTCCTCGAGAAGACCGGCCGCTGGGAGGGGATCGACGAGGAAGCGATCCGCGAGGACATCGACGCGAAATTCTCCGACGCCGTCGAGGCGGCCGATGCGTTCGAAGAACGCGACGTCGAGGAAATCTTCGACTACCTCTACGAAGAGATGCCGCCGGAGCTCGAGCGCCAACTCGCGGACTTCGAAGCGCTGCTCGAGGAGCGACCCGAGCTGTACGACCACATCGAACGACGACCGAAGGGGTGA
- a CDS encoding alpha-ketoacid dehydrogenase subunit beta, translated as MNATIIEAINDALHEEMTTDEKTVVFGQDVAESGGVFRATEGLLEEFGADRVLDTPLSEIAIVGAATGLATHGYRPIAEIQFSGFLPPAFDQLVTNASRIRWRTRGELTAPMVVRTPYGAGVRALEHHSESLEGAYGHIPGLKLAIPSTPHDAKGMLISAIRDPDPVLFMEPKHVYRSIREEVPEGSYTEPLGEAAVRREGEDLTVISWGAMMHNTLEAVDELEGVDADVIDLRTISPFDKETVLESVEKTGRCVVVHEAAKTGGFGAEIIATINDEALMYLEAPVNRVTGFDVPVPLLSMEDYYIPHPPRIAAAIEETLEY; from the coding sequence ATGAACGCCACAATCATCGAAGCCATCAACGACGCACTACACGAAGAGATGACAACCGACGAGAAGACCGTCGTCTTCGGACAGGACGTCGCCGAATCCGGCGGCGTCTTCCGGGCGACCGAGGGCCTGCTCGAGGAGTTCGGCGCCGATCGCGTCCTCGATACGCCGCTTTCGGAGATCGCCATCGTCGGTGCCGCCACGGGCCTCGCGACCCACGGCTATCGGCCGATCGCCGAGATCCAGTTCTCGGGCTTCCTGCCGCCCGCGTTCGACCAACTCGTGACGAACGCCAGTCGCATTCGCTGGCGCACTCGCGGCGAGCTCACCGCCCCCATGGTCGTTCGGACACCCTACGGTGCCGGCGTCCGCGCACTCGAGCACCACTCCGAGAGTCTTGAAGGAGCTTATGGACATATCCCCGGCCTGAAACTCGCGATCCCTTCGACGCCCCACGACGCGAAGGGGATGCTCATCAGCGCCATCCGGGATCCCGATCCGGTCCTGTTCATGGAGCCCAAACACGTCTATCGCTCGATCCGCGAGGAGGTTCCCGAGGGCTCCTACACTGAGCCACTCGGCGAGGCAGCGGTGCGACGAGAGGGCGAGGACCTCACCGTGATCTCCTGGGGCGCCATGATGCACAACACCCTCGAGGCGGTCGACGAACTCGAGGGCGTCGACGCCGACGTGATCGACCTTCGGACGATCTCGCCGTTCGACAAGGAGACCGTCCTCGAGTCGGTCGAGAAAACGGGTCGATGTGTCGTCGTCCATGAGGCGGCCAAAACTGGCGGCTTCGGCGCCGAAATCATCGCCACCATCAACGACGAGGCCCTGATGTACCTCGAGGCACCCGTCAACCGCGTCACCGGTTTCGACGTGCCCGTGCCGCTGCTCTCGATGGAAGACTACTACATCCCGCACCCGCCGCGGATTGCGGCGGCCATCGAAGAAACGCTCGAGTACTAA
- the lpdA gene encoding dihydrolipoyl dehydrogenase yields MVMGDITTATDVLVIGGGPGGYVAAIRAAQHGLDATLVERDAYGGTCLNYGCIPSKAMITATDIAHDAASAEEMGIRADPSIDMRALVEWKDGVVDQLTGGVEKLCKANGVSLLEGTATFVDEETVRVAHGGEGQGSESIEFEHAIIATGSRAMSIPGFDFADDQVWSSREALEADEIPEELVVVGAGYIGMELSTVFAKAGADVTVIEMLENALPTYEDDISRVVRNRAEELGIDFEFGLGASEWRGTDDGIEVVADEDGEESAFDADRVLVAVGREPVTDALEVDALGLETDERGFLETDDHTRTDLEHVMAVGDVAGEPMLAHKASAEGLVAAGVAAGEPAALDQQAIPAAVFTDPEIGTVGMTESEAEGAGFDPIVGTMPLRASGRALTMDESEGFVRIVADEETEFVLGAQIVAPKASELVAEVGLAIEMGAKLEDIAGTVHTHPTLSEAVMEAAENAQEKAIHTLNR; encoded by the coding sequence ATGGTTATGGGAGATATCACGACGGCGACTGACGTACTGGTAATCGGCGGCGGCCCCGGCGGCTACGTGGCCGCGATCCGCGCCGCCCAACACGGCCTCGACGCGACGCTCGTCGAGCGCGACGCCTACGGTGGCACCTGCCTGAACTACGGCTGTATCCCCTCCAAGGCGATGATCACCGCGACCGATATCGCCCACGACGCGGCGTCGGCCGAGGAAATGGGCATCCGTGCCGACCCCTCGATCGACATGCGAGCGCTCGTCGAGTGGAAAGACGGCGTCGTCGACCAGCTCACCGGCGGCGTCGAGAAACTGTGTAAGGCAAACGGCGTCTCGCTGCTCGAAGGGACGGCGACGTTCGTCGACGAGGAGACGGTTCGCGTCGCCCACGGCGGCGAGGGCCAAGGCAGCGAATCCATCGAGTTCGAGCACGCCATTATCGCGACGGGAAGCCGAGCGATGTCTATTCCCGGCTTCGACTTCGCAGACGACCAAGTCTGGTCCTCGCGCGAGGCGCTTGAAGCGGACGAAATTCCCGAGGAACTCGTGGTGGTCGGCGCCGGTTACATCGGGATGGAGCTCTCGACGGTGTTCGCGAAAGCCGGCGCGGATGTGACAGTTATCGAAATGCTCGAGAACGCGCTGCCGACCTACGAGGACGATATTTCGCGCGTCGTCCGAAATCGGGCCGAAGAACTCGGCATCGACTTCGAGTTCGGCCTCGGGGCGAGCGAGTGGCGCGGGACGGACGACGGGATCGAAGTCGTCGCCGACGAGGACGGTGAGGAGTCGGCCTTCGACGCCGACCGCGTGCTGGTCGCGGTCGGGCGTGAACCCGTGACCGACGCGCTCGAGGTAGACGCCTTGGGCCTCGAGACCGACGAACGCGGCTTTCTCGAAACCGACGACCATACTCGGACCGATCTCGAGCACGTAATGGCGGTGGGCGATGTCGCAGGCGAGCCGATGTTAGCGCACAAAGCCAGCGCCGAAGGGCTCGTGGCCGCCGGTGTCGCGGCCGGTGAGCCGGCGGCGCTCGATCAGCAGGCGATCCCCGCCGCCGTCTTTACTGACCCCGAAATCGGGACAGTCGGGATGACCGAGTCCGAAGCCGAGGGCGCTGGCTTCGATCCGATAGTGGGAACGATGCCCCTGCGCGCGAGCGGTCGGGCGCTCACGATGGACGAGTCCGAAGGCTTCGTCCGGATCGTCGCCGACGAAGAAACGGAATTCGTCCTCGGTGCACAGATCGTCGCCCCCAAGGCATCAGAACTCGTCGCCGAAGTCGGGCTGGCGATCGAGATGGGCGCGAAACTCGAGGATATCGCCGGCACCGTCCACACGCACCCGACGCTCTCGGAGGCGGTGATGGAAGCAGCCGAAAACGCACAGGAGAAGGCGATTCACACGTTGAACCGATAG
- a CDS encoding 2-oxo acid dehydrogenase subunit E2 — protein sequence MVSTAFELPDVGEGVAEGELVTWLIDPGDRVAEDQPIATVETDKALVEIPSPYDGVVAEHRGEEGETIQVGEPFVVFDVDESELEQRSSSSTESSDDTTESNATGTDGETESERSSDGEGESEASSGEVTESVVPADSGRVFAPPSVRRLARELGVEPAAVCRAVGAADRRLTESDVHAFADGHAESSEPPARERLEPERSDSVTRDSEASASSGSATVSRSRGADRLEATERPEAADRLEQAGRDRTLAMPATRRLAREHEVDIDDVPASERRDGDPFVTPEDVDRYARGDESAAGLSDPKMGGSGPEMSSSDSVTSGTDGAARAGPGDRIPYAGVRRTIGEQMATSKYTAPHVSHHDEVEVSALVEVRSRLKSSAAERGTDLTYLPFAVKAVVAGLKEVPAINAELDEENEEIVLHDEYNIGIAVASDAGLMVPVIDDADQKGLLELADEIGDKAERARDRSIGLEEMQGGTFTITNVGAIGGEYVSPIINYPEAGILALGSLKERPWAEDGEVVARETLPISMSVDHRIVDGAEAARFTNEVKRYLNDPELLLLE from the coding sequence ATGGTTAGCACGGCGTTCGAACTACCCGACGTTGGCGAAGGAGTCGCCGAGGGCGAACTCGTCACCTGGCTCATCGACCCAGGCGACCGAGTCGCGGAAGACCAACCGATCGCGACCGTCGAGACGGACAAGGCGCTCGTTGAGATCCCCTCGCCCTACGACGGTGTCGTCGCGGAACATCGCGGCGAAGAAGGCGAAACGATCCAGGTCGGCGAACCGTTCGTCGTCTTCGACGTCGACGAGTCCGAACTCGAGCAGCGGTCGTCCTCGAGTACGGAGAGTTCCGACGACACCACGGAATCAAACGCGACAGGTACGGACGGTGAGACGGAGTCAGAGCGGAGTTCGGATGGAGAGGGGGAGTCGGAGGCGAGTTCGGGTGAGGTGACTGAGTCGGTCGTGCCTGCCGACAGCGGCCGGGTCTTCGCCCCGCCGAGCGTTCGACGCCTCGCTCGCGAACTGGGTGTGGAACCGGCTGCCGTTTGCCGTGCGGTGGGTGCCGCCGACAGACGGCTCACGGAATCGGACGTTCACGCTTTCGCGGACGGCCACGCGGAGTCGAGCGAACCGCCCGCGCGGGAGCGCCTCGAACCTGAACGGTCCGATTCGGTTACGCGGGACTCGGAAGCGAGCGCTTCGAGCGGCAGCGCCACCGTGTCGCGTTCTCGAGGGGCCGACCGCCTCGAAGCGACCGAGCGACCCGAGGCGGCCGACCGACTCGAGCAGGCCGGCCGAGACCGGACGCTCGCGATGCCGGCAACGCGGCGACTCGCACGCGAGCACGAGGTCGACATTGACGACGTGCCAGCGAGCGAACGACGCGACGGCGACCCGTTCGTGACACCCGAAGACGTCGACCGATACGCTCGAGGCGACGAGTCCGCGGCTGGCCTCTCAGATCCGAAGATGGGCGGCTCTGGCCCAGAGATGAGCAGCTCAGATTCGGTGACGAGCGGGACCGACGGCGCGGCTCGAGCAGGACCCGGCGATCGGATTCCCTACGCCGGGGTGCGGCGAACGATCGGCGAGCAGATGGCGACCTCGAAGTATACGGCTCCGCACGTGAGCCACCACGACGAGGTCGAGGTCTCGGCTCTCGTCGAGGTACGAAGTCGGCTCAAATCTTCGGCCGCCGAGCGCGGTACGGACCTCACCTATCTCCCGTTCGCGGTCAAAGCAGTCGTTGCCGGGCTCAAAGAAGTGCCGGCGATCAACGCCGAACTGGACGAGGAGAACGAGGAAATCGTGCTCCACGACGAGTACAATATCGGAATCGCGGTCGCCAGCGACGCCGGGTTGATGGTGCCGGTGATCGACGATGCGGATCAGAAGGGGTTGCTCGAGTTGGCAGACGAGATCGGTGATAAGGCCGAGCGAGCCCGAGACCGGTCGATCGGGCTCGAGGAGATGCAGGGCGGGACGTTTACGATCACGAACGTGGGGGCGATCGGCGGCGAGTACGTCTCGCCGATCATCAACTACCCCGAGGCGGGCATCCTCGCGCTCGGCTCGCTCAAAGAACGGCCGTGGGCTGAGGACGGCGAGGTCGTCGCTCGAGAGACGCTGCCGATTTCGATGTCGGTCGATCACCGGATCGTCGACGGCGCGGAGGCCGCACGGTTTACGAACGAGGTCAAGCGATACCTGAACGACCCCGAACTGCTGCTCTTAGAATAA
- a CDS encoding IclR family transcriptional regulator, protein MATDTKKIRAVERTLELVETIRDLEPVGVSDLARNVSVSKSTVHTHLATLTDAGYVIREDDEYRLSCTFLDIGSSVQERFELYRVGKRHVDELAHEADESSNLVIEEDGKGTCLYATNPRDSPDVYMSAGQQNHMHASATGKAILAHMPGPDVEALLERHGLPELTDQTISSRPALESELEGVRERGLAFDREETVNGLFCIAAPIVVDERAIGSISVSGPVSRLTAAPRKEQLCEAVEEIANVIELQFIFS, encoded by the coding sequence ATGGCGACAGACACCAAGAAGATACGCGCCGTCGAGCGAACGCTCGAGCTCGTCGAGACCATTCGCGATCTCGAACCCGTCGGCGTCTCCGACCTCGCACGGAACGTGTCGGTTTCGAAGAGTACCGTCCACACGCATCTGGCGACGCTCACTGACGCGGGGTACGTTATTCGCGAGGACGATGAGTATCGATTGAGCTGTACGTTTTTGGACATCGGGTCGTCCGTGCAGGAACGATTCGAACTCTATCGCGTGGGAAAACGACACGTCGACGAACTCGCGCACGAGGCGGACGAATCCTCGAACCTCGTGATCGAAGAGGACGGGAAGGGGACCTGTCTCTACGCGACGAACCCCAGGGATTCGCCCGACGTGTACATGTCCGCCGGCCAGCAAAATCACATGCACGCCTCGGCGACGGGAAAGGCGATTCTCGCGCACATGCCCGGCCCCGATGTCGAGGCACTCCTCGAGCGTCATGGTCTCCCGGAGTTGACCGATCAGACCATCTCATCGCGACCGGCGCTCGAATCGGAACTCGAGGGCGTTCGTGAGCGCGGACTCGCCTTCGACCGAGAGGAGACGGTTAACGGTCTCTTCTGTATCGCCGCCCCTATCGTCGTCGACGAGCGCGCGATTGGATCGATCAGCGTCTCCGGCCCGGTCAGTCGGCTGACTGCCGCGCCTCGAAAGGAGCAGCTTTGCGAGGCGGTCGAGGAAATAGCGAACGTCATCGAACTCCAATTTATCTTCTCGTAA